A genomic window from Salvia miltiorrhiza cultivar Shanhuang (shh) chromosome 5, IMPLAD_Smil_shh, whole genome shotgun sequence includes:
- the LOC131026392 gene encoding LOW QUALITY PROTEIN: berberine bridge enzyme-like 18 (The sequence of the model RefSeq protein was modified relative to this genomic sequence to represent the inferred CDS: deleted 1 base in 1 codon), producing MLIISFNVCTKNSTNYSSISNNIYAPINSSYSSILQLTIQNPRFASDPTSSPLIIITPQHESQIPPLIHCAQETKLQIRTRSGGHDFEGLSYRAQLPFVIIDLINLSDTTVDVDRKTAWVGVGATIGSLYYTIAERSPILGFPAGLCPTVGLGGYISGGGYGTMMRKYGLAADNVIDAKIVDAKGRILDRKSMGEDLFWAIRGGGGGSFCVILAWKVQLVDVPKKVTVFRVSRTLEQNATQIIHRWQYTAPKLNKDLFIGIQLSRTNTTQSSYNVTIIASFFSLFLGGVDRLLPLMQESFPELGLVREDCTEVSWIQSILFIASFPIETSFA from the exons ATGCTGATAATTTCCTTCAATGTTTGCACAAAGAATTCCACAAACTACTCTTCCATTTCCAACAACATCTACGCCCCAATCAACTCTTCTTATTCATCTATCTTGCAATTAACCATCCAGAATCCGAGATTCGCCTCAGATCCTACTTCATCACCGCTTATCATCATCACCCCACAACACGAATCACAAATCCCACCTTTAATCCACTGCGCCCAAGAGACTAAGCTGCAAATTAGAACTCGAAGTGGTGGACATGACTTTGAGGGACTCTCTTATAGAGCACAACTCCCGTTCGTGATCATTGATTTGATCAATCTTAGTGACACAACAGTTGATGTTGACAGAAAAACGGCTTGGGTCGGAGTTGGCGCAACCATCGGTTCGTTATATTACACGATCGCGGAGAGAAGTCCGATTCTTGGGTTTCCTGCCGGCCTTTGCCCAACCGTTGGCCTCGGTGGGTACATAAGTGGAGGAGGCTATGGCACAATGATGAGAAAATATGGTCTGGCTGCAGATAATGTTATCGATGCCAAAATAGTCGACGCTAAAGGCAGAATTCTCGACAGAAAATCAATGGGCGAAGATCTGTTTTGGGCCatcagaggcggcggcggcggcagcttCTGTGTAATTCTTGCATGGAAGGTACAACTGGTGGATGTTCCAAAAAAG GTCACTGTTTTCAGAGTGAGCAGGACGCTGGAGCAGAATGCAACTCAAATCATTCACCGCTGGCAATACACAGCTCCTAAATTGAACAAAGATTTATTCATTGGAATCCAGTTAAGCAGGACAAACACAACGCAATCCAGCTATAACGTGACTATTATTGCTTCTTTTTTCTCCTTGTTTCTTGGTGGGGTCGATAGATTGCTGCCGTTGATGCAAGAAAGCTTCCCCGAGTTGGGGTTAGTGAGAGAAGACTGCACGGAAGTGAGCTGGATACAGTCAATACTGTTTATAGCTAGCTTCCCCATTGAGACAAGTTTTGCTTAA